The window GTAGACATAACTGTAGAAAAAAGCAGCGGTAATAAATAAGCTTAAGTTTTTTTCAAGATCATCACCTCGCATTTCATCCTGTGTGTTCACTTATATGGGTAGGCGTTctgtattcaatttttttttaaagaaagtattTGCTCTATTCAGTTGTGCATTTTTTAAGCATTTCCGgaactttaaaaattttcaaaattcattttcCCATGATTAGTTTATGGAAAATTCCGTATATGTTACAAAGTGAGTCTTATCGTATGGATTTTATGAGTAGAGGCAGGTTGATCAAAACCCAAATCTTGTCTGTGTAAATATGCATTCCAGTTATATATGAAAGCTTTGTCGTCATGTCCCATGTCATTTATGGTCCCTGATGTTGCGCACTTGGACTAAACCTTTGATTGCTTAAGGCTTTAATTGTAAGATAATCACATGGTTGCaaatttccttttccttctcttgAGGTGGTCCAGATTTGATATCAGAGTTCGGTGTTCTTGGTTTGGTATCAGTCTTCGATTCACTAATAAAACCCGAACAAAGTCACTGTTTTagtaaatcaaatcaaagaCCTATCCATAGGAAACGAgctttaaattaattaagtgaTTAGCATTCAAAAAAAAGCATGTGCACCAAGAAAAGCCACGCTAGTCACATTTGGTGGGGTGTGTTTGTAGTTTAGTGGTTGACTTATTAACCCTTTAAACAAAGTTGGTAATCATCGTTTTCCCCTATTAGAGGACGGCCAACCACtctttgaaaatttatggatcTTAAGGGTTCCCACGTTAAGatgtttaaaaatcaaatggtcAAATTTGATCTAGTCAGGATCAGCATTGAAATGGTAAAGGTAAACACACCTATCTTTCCAATATGGTCTATCCGACAAGAGCCTCTCATTTTGCTAAATCCCATTCAAAGTCCTTTTCCACTTCCGAAAGACATCCacacggagagagagagagagagagagagagagagagatggggtCGTGGGTGTAAGTTCAACAACCTAGCTTTTGGAGGTCGTGTAAGCGCACACTACCATGATGGATCTTTGTTCTAAGCGGGTATATTTATGTATTAGTTGTGCTGCTTAATGTCAATCAAATGTAGTTCCAgcaatgtatttgaaaaaaaaaaaacagaagctTCGTTTGGTTggctataaaaaaaagaaaagaaaagaaaataagattaAGTTTTTCCTTATATGTATTTGATTGTGGGACGAAAAATAGAATTATggaaaactattattattatttttttgttaagaagaaaaatgagatgatagaaaatattatttgtataaatttactttcatgccattattacattaaaaaaaaaataatagtttataagaaaaaatgaacattaatattaaaaaaaaagaagctaaaatgTAAAATGCACTGTTTGGCTGAAATTGATTTTAATgctctaactttactttcattcaattgagttctttaagaccttcttccctctccccgtgtgtgtgtgttaaaaatacttagtattctcaaaaaaaaaaaaaattttgagttctctaagtttcaaatttatttaatttagacattttgtcaattttttttttaaattgccattaaaataaaattatttttcacatgaaaaaaaatctataaaattaataaaaatattttatagattttttatgtgagaattttttttctcattagttaattgcatacttaacaacatttttttaatggaactGGACATAAGGCCTGAAttgaataattttgaaatttagaggactcaattgaatgaaagtaaaattagaggactaaaatgaattttagtcAAACTTAAAGGGtgaaatttgcattttagccaccaaaaaaaagaaaaaaaagaaaaaaaagagagaaaattaatgTGGAGGGAGGAGAGGGGTAGATGGATAAATTCTTATTTATGACCtctttcttccttattttctcctcaatttggagaaaaaaaaaaataaaacaagccAAAGTTGTGGACCCGAAGTGTTTTGCTTTCCATACCCCTATTTTTTCACCCAATGACGCTATTCAATAACCCCATTATCTCCCCCCACTCCTTTTCCATTTCCAAAATCGCCCCAACCAAATGGGGCTGAAAAGTATTAGTATATAAAACTTAATTATGATCATGGGCATAtggtattttaatttgaaatttatgagATCTGTGAAAGTAGTCCATTCTTAACCTCTAGCCGACAAAagataaacatataaaaaaaaaaaagtcatcttATCTTAACtaattaaaatcatttaaaGTACAGCATTCAAAAATACTTTTAcacaacttatttttttcaaataaaggaGCAGAGTTTGTGTGCAAATCCTGACGTAAAccaaaagaaacagaaaaagtaAATCAgtagataaaaacaaaaacaaaaaatgcacaaaataaaagagagaaggtTTGAGTCTAATTGAAGGAATTGTTTTCTCCCATGCAAACTTTAGCTTGTTCCAACATACTTATAAGCGTGTGcatttacattttatataattccACGCAATTGTTTATTGAAACACATTCAAGGCCATTGTTCCTATTTGCTTTGTGATACTAGGGTCAAACTCCTCACATATTCATTATGCTATGAAGATAGAGGACAAATCTATTTcctaatataattataaaaggTCGGCTAAAACAAAAATACTTTCTTTCTTGATGTatgacttttccttttatttatttttatattttcattcttCCTGTTATATAATGTGTACTCAAAGTTAGACCAGACTGTTGAGACCAGAGAATCCTGCCAACTGTTTCATGCATTGACAATTTACCATGTAACGTATGCTTGGattaatcataaaatattaattttcaaggaaaatacatatataaaaatatagtaGCCTATGATAGGtgtaataataaactaataattgaCAAGTTAGCTTGCATGAGCATGACTAAGAATTTGTAAAATGTCTTCTGTAAATTTCACGCATCTGTTtgcttaattaataattttcaattcatACATTTCTCAGACTTTTGTGCGATAATGTTCAATTTTCTTCTGCTGTTTACAATGAAAAAACTGAACCATTTCATGCTTTGGGTACATCCGATAAAATTGGATCAATACAAAGAGTCAGGTAATCAACAATTTAAGTACTATCAGTTCTAATTTCAATTAAGTTCACTATGATAGACATTATGGAACAATCTCAATTCTTTGACAtcgaaaaaattaaataaaatcttgcaaatttttaataacaataataacaaagtCTTAATTAGTCACAAAATTATGGGATTGGTTATGAATATCCTCAATAGAATAATCGAATCGTTTATGTGTATTATTCTCCATCATTCTATCATAtctaaaattacactttttatcATCTTCTTAATTACTACTAGTGTTATTTTAGGTCTTTCTATTCATTTTATTCCTTTGACTTCAATCAAATCACTCTTTTTTACTAGTGCATTAATCGCTCAAGCAATTCCCTCTTGCTTTTTTTATCAATGGGGAGCCATTCATATCTTGAATTGAATCTCTTCATTTCATATCCTATCTTTCATTGTGTTTCTGCTTATCGATCTatctttatattattatttaacaatGCTCAGTTTATGAACATATTGTTTATTAATAGGCCAGCATTCAATACCATTACCATATGGCATGATTGGTCTATATGTAGTAGTTTTgtacaaattttctttttagcttAATACATATTTTGACTGGACAATATTCTTAATACACTTTTTCACTTCATTCACCTTACTTTTATAAAATGATGTTCTTCGATTATAGGATCAATTTATGAAAAGTGACTAAACATTATATTGATTGTCAACCTATCACAACCTCCTTCTTTGTCCAAGATTGGGACTAGCTTTGAACAAAAAAGATcttccaaatttttaaaaattaaaaaactaggAACATTGATGAAAGTTCACATGTTGATAATAACCCCTAAACTACaaatcttttaacttttaaatttttattttaaatgaaaaattactcCACCCGCATATAGGTAAATATATTAATGGAGGCAAGAATATTGAGTTCAAACTTAGTTGAAACCTCTATTGTTTTTTGTGTCATTGTGATTATGCAGATTGAATTGGATAATTGTGTTGTATAGACGAATGTTCACTAGATTGAATCGAGCAATTAAGTGATTAGAGAGAACATTTATTGTAACTTGACTAGTTCTTTTAGGGTATATCGCAAATATTGCTAACTTTTCATGGTATGTGGATTGGATTGTATAAGTATATCATATGGATGCTTACCAAGTCTAACTAGGCTATATTCGACATGtctctattttttatgttcatgttgtgagaaaaatcaaatcatggaTGGGATAAGTGTTAgccttaaattaaaaaatttcttatagtCATTATAAACACCTCAAATGGGACGACAGGTAAACTACACTTGGAAGTGATGTGCCAACATACATGGCAGTTCTTATAAACAGCCATTAGCCATTAGCCCATGAAAAGTGCATGCAAAAAGAATGTAGTTTCAAAGCAGCTTTATGCAATTAAAAGCTACCATATGATGACGCAACAAGTGTCATTCGAGCCCTAGTAAAGAGAGACACCTGAAAAAACTAATTGATAATAACCACGAACATTAAAGAGAGAAAGGCATATGGAAGGAACAACCATCAGGATCAGCTTAGCCTTAAGTATAAATAGAAGGCTTGTTTACAAGGAAGGACACCACTTAATAATGACAAACCTGCATATACATAAAtcatatttttgtaaaatttagttCCTTAGGGGATTCTTTCGAAGTTCATAGGGTTTAAGAAGGTGTTCATGCTTGTAAGAATGAATATACATATGGTAATCTTTTTACTCAGATTAATCTTGTTTATTGAAGTTTAATTCAAGATCTCTGTTGTTattctcattttatttgaaatatgttTACTTCGAATCATTTTGATGTTAGTGTGATAATCTAGGCTTTGATCTAttcaccacaaaccttcgaatcATTAATTGTTGTTAGactttgatttgatttgttaACCATCTAATTCATTTCAGTGAGATCCAATGGAATTAGAAATGACTTATAATTCAGTTTATAATTAAATTAGCATTTCCTTTATTTGCTTTCATCATTTTTCATTGTTACTTGCATTTTCTACAAAAAATTCCTCTTAATTAAGGCTTCTGAATTCCATCCCTAATCTACAAAGTCAAATCATCCACCTAacgtagggatggcaatggggcggggcggggccaAAGAATGGTATCTTCGCCCCTGCCCCGCATGgatttttcttgccccatccttGCCTTACTCCGCATGACAGGGAAAATTTTTTACCCTATCCCCACCCCTTAGGGCCCCGCGAAGCCTCGCCCTATAATCAGCTAGAGCTAATACATGATTGATGCCATCATATTGGCAATCAAACTAATAGGGAAACATATTCCTCATCATCTTGTTCTCCATTCACCACCTCATATTTCTaacatgaaaattcaaaaacaaaaacccagctcGTAAAATAGATATGGATTTTGACAAGCATAAAGAAGCAATGTTGTTCAGCAAAGTGAAATCCTAATAGGAATTCCAAGTTTTAAGAGAAAATGGGGTGTGTGTAACTGGGTAACAGAATGATGGCGTACTTGATTGCTTGTGAATGTGACTGTGACGACATACCTTATATTTTATAACAGCCAAATTCCCACACAAAAACAATGACACAGACACAAATATTTAGAGCCTCAGACCCGtacctcataaaaaaaattatattatgttcatGATGAAAAGTAAGTTGAGAACGACGTATGAATCATGAATGAAATCAaataattcaatagtatataaatttgtttctaataaagacaaaagaaaacgttaaaattggtactttatttccaactttgctagaaagaaaaaagaggtagaGAGCCTTgttaggtagaataaaataagctgatgatatttttgtttaaatagtagggttttagggtatgaaaaaattacaatttaaccgTTATTAATGTGGGGCGGGTCAGGGATGGGGCGGGGTAGGGCGGGGCGGGTCTAAAAAgtgtaaacccatccccgccctgCCCTGTGGTGTGGGTTTAAAATCTCGCCCCATCCCTGCCCCACCATCTTTGCAGGGCAGGGAAAACCCACACGGGATGAAGCGGGGAAGGGTGGGTCAAGTGGAgcggggcaaaattgccatccctaaccTAACGAATACAAATCTTTTATACCAATTTTTGTGTCTCATCTTATGTTCCATCAATTATAACttgtcatatatttattttgaatttccttataaaataaacaaagtttaaaatgaaaaaaaaaaaaaattcaaatacatgaCATACCATAATTGATGGAATACAAAAGCATAAGATTTGCATTCCCATCATACCACCACTTTAAAGATTGAAATAAGGCATTGAGCCATTTGCAATTAATACATTTAGTGAGCACACttagaaaatattaatttgaatCAAAGAAAATGGTCGGGattgagatagaaaagaaacaaattagaaaacaaaaagactAAAGTACAAAGTGTACCCTCTaaagtttgattgaaatttatttcaatCATCTAATTTTACTTTGGTTCAATTaagtcctttaagtttcaaatttattcagtTCAGGCATTTTGTCCAATTTCATTAGAAAAATTGTCGTTAAGtatgcaattaactaatgaaatgaggtttttttttttttaaaaaaaaatcttacataaAAGATTcaattgaattaaaataaagtcagaggattgaaatgaattccgactaaatttagaaaaaacaatttgcattttagccgTAGAAAAATTATAACTACAGATTTATAATGCTCCAATTTCcccttagtttatttttttgggtctgATTTGCTTGCTTACCTTTTTCGAatcacatatataatattatggCGTCACCTCTACACTGCCCCatctatattaattttctttgttctgGTCATCCTAATATATAATTCAAGGTTTGACAATCTGCCTTTAATGGCCCTCTGTTCCTTGAACGCTAAGGAAGTTTCATTGGAAGTAGAATGCTCGACAATTCTGCCCCCTCTCCGCATCAACTGGACCTtacaaaactctctctctctctctcatataatAAAATACCCTAAAATTTTTACCAGAGTCTCATGGAAGCAAACACTCTCCCATGTCAACTTTCTGCAACATTTCTTATGCTAGCCTAGCTCATTCAAGCTGTCATCATAGCTTCCAAAACCTCCTTACTTCCTCTAAAATCCCAATCTCTCTCATAATTCacatattctctctctccatgcacttcctttcttctcttccattctCTCCACCACCATGGCTTTAAAGCTAAATTCTCGTCTCTTTACTCTCATTCTTTGGCTCTCTCTTTTCCTGTTATTCTTTCATGGCATGTGGGTCACTTTCAATAGCAAGAATAATAGAAGCATCCACAACAACCGAATACCTCTCTCTCATcaaactactactactactactactactactttgAGTAACAGGAGAGTATTGATTAGCAAAATCAACTTCTCCCAGTTCCTCCAGCaccagcagcagcagcagcagcggCATCACGTGGCTGCGCCGCCTGAATCAGCTGGAACAGAGATCGACCCACGTTATGGTGCTGAAAAGCGCCTTGTCCCAACTGGTCCAAACCCTTTGCACCATTGAGgttttttctcatatatatgCTTGATGTTGTTGTAAtattcttcttcattcttccaaaaagaaaaaggaaaaatctgctAAGGATTATTACATTATTACTTGTATTGTAtcatttgtaagtttttttattttatatatacctCAAACTAAGAAGTCCTAATTCAGATTTATTCATTCTCCATTTATATGGATaaatgtatgttttttttttttttgactttggATAAATGTATGTTTTAGTACATATATATGTCTATGTCTAAATCTAATATGAACGAGTAATTACTTTGTAGTGCTGAGCATAttataatcaaatatttaattcACTATCATCTGTTTAATATATGTATGGAATTGtattcattttattatatatgaaatACATGATCGTTAAATTAAACTTGAGGTTTGATAATACAAGGAGATTTTTTTGATCAAGTTGAGTTGATCTATTCTGGTATGACTATGAAAGATGCTAGAGTGGCTGTGACGGCACGGCACGTCATGGGAAGCAGAAATTTAGCTACATTGCGAAAGTAGCTAGGAGACATTTTCATATTGTGAAAGTAACTTAGTAGAAAAGTAGTATTTCATTGTATACTCACAAGTTTCGAGGCACGGGGTTGACTAAGATGCATTACGATCATTACAGATTGGTTAGGACAATGACTTGATTAAAATATTGTGTACTCTACAACTGTAGGATTGTAGAGAGTTAGAACTTGGAACCATTGGGGTTGAAATATATTGAACATTCATGATTCACCACATTGGATCCTAACTTGGGTTTCAAGTATTCTGACCCAAAATGCTTAACATTTATCCTTCAAGGTCAATTCCATTGGTATGTTTGTTGTAGTAATAAccctttttattccttttgatCTTCATGACCATTCAAATTTCAACATAGGGTTGGTATTAGTTTTAAAAAGGGTAAACCACTCCGTTTCTCTCCTAGgactttgttttgattttagctAATCCAATATTGGCACATGGTCCAAGTTCATTGGTGTGAGAATGTCCAATTACCactaaaatttgttttgtgggatttggaattGTGTTTGTGGACTAAAGTTCTGTCACCTGTGTGTTCTATCATGATCAGGTGTGAAACTGTTACTCATCTCTATCATGGTTGACTTTGATACAATTAGTGGCAACACCACTTGGTCGTGgagaattctctttttttaGGCCATGATAAAAGTGCATTTTGACAGAGCAACATGTGGCAATCCAATTCTCTCTTTAAATCAATGACAGAGAATAGATTTTCATTTACATGTTGCACATTATTATATACACCATTGGTATTCCGTATTCATTCAAAACCAGAGTGTGTGAAATGCCAAGTCAAAGATAGCCTcccttcttctccaaaaaaaaaaaaaaaatgccctcCCTTTTTCTCCCTTGTGGTAATAAAGCCTATTAATTCGaataaaaaaggggaaaagattAGAAAAGAAATGCCAAGACACCAACTGGATAGACAATAGTGGCCAGCTATGATtgacaattcaaaaaaaaaaaaaaaaaaaaaaattgaataaatgtgAATTTATTGGGAAAAcacaaaaaggaagagaaattgGCCTTATTGCCTTATGAACTTACTACAAACGTAtatgttggagcattttaatattaaataattaaaatgaataaatgttacaaTATAAGTGTAAAGATATGAGAGTAAATATGAAAGATGAAGAGttagtgaaaatatttaatcccacattgaaaagaagagagactattttattctttttaattgtggtgattaatgggctaacatgaattgtctcagaTATTAGGCTAGATACGTGCGAAAGGGGGAGGTGAAGGGTGGAGGTGTAACTCCAGCCCATTTGATTAATATCCAACAATTAATCTTGTAACACCTACTACATcagaataatggacctaattaattagattaatttagGTAATAATTTCATGAGACCCATtgagcctataaatagactcattcATATACAATCCAAGTAATTGcaatatacacaaaaaaaaaaaaaaaaaaatagagaggttcTTGGCAAGGAAGGGTGTTTTTTCTGGTGGAgttttgggcttgaacactttgtgcagaggTTGTTCTAGCCATACGACACTTGTTGAGTTGTTGTATCCCAGGGGAGACAAATCAGAGAAGGTCTGCACCGGTTACAAAttttagccaaccaagggcttgaatctccttaaagagagcgagtgctGCGCCTCAGTctaaatagtgttgtgtaatttctttctttacgttaataatattcagaagtattattcagtttctcgttgtgttatttccattattattgtgtttgcaccaacagtACA of the Quercus robur chromosome 10, dhQueRobu3.1, whole genome shotgun sequence genome contains:
- the LOC126703371 gene encoding CLAVATA3/ESR (CLE)-related protein 12-like, producing the protein MALKLNSRLFTLILWLSLFLLFFHGMWVTFNSKNNRSIHNNRIPLSHQTTTTTTTTTLSNRRVLISKINFSQFLQHQQQQQQRHHVAAPPESAGTEIDPRYGAEKRLVPTGPNPLHH